A single Flavobacterium sp. 1 DNA region contains:
- a CDS encoding efflux RND transporter periplasmic adaptor subunit: protein MNKKTKIILAFAFIAIAIGTAIFAFTNKEAVLQIETVQVKKGNISNVITATGTIEATKQVEVGTQVSGVVQKIYVDYNSTVKAGQLIAELDKENLLEILQQAKSAYNVALQDQNYKQVIYDRQYSLLKANVISKADYQEALFNLNTAKGTAQQQNSNLRKAQTNLGYANIYSPIDGVVLSKAVDEGQTVAASYSTPTLFTIAKDLKEMQVEANVDEADIGSVKEGQRVTFMVDAYPDEEFSGSVTQVRLNSTVTSNVVTYTVIIRADNPEEKLKPGLTATVSIFTMELKDVLTLEAKAFSFEPDMNLVTQYITDKKGTASEQKLALTPSKDKNSKTIWVKDNSGIHQQKITVGRNDGINYEIISGLTKGNEVVTALKNEQAVTGTSENSSSPFMPKPPGKK from the coding sequence ATGAATAAAAAAACAAAAATAATTCTAGCTTTTGCTTTTATAGCAATAGCCATTGGCACAGCCATCTTTGCTTTTACCAACAAAGAAGCAGTACTTCAAATCGAAACGGTACAAGTTAAAAAAGGAAATATCAGCAATGTGATCACTGCAACAGGAACTATTGAAGCTACAAAACAAGTGGAAGTTGGAACACAAGTTTCCGGCGTGGTTCAAAAAATTTATGTAGATTACAATTCTACCGTAAAAGCAGGTCAGCTTATTGCCGAACTAGACAAAGAAAACCTTCTGGAAATATTACAGCAGGCAAAATCAGCCTATAATGTTGCTTTGCAGGATCAAAATTACAAACAAGTCATTTACGACAGACAGTATTCGCTTTTAAAAGCCAATGTCATCAGTAAAGCCGATTATCAAGAAGCGCTTTTTAACTTAAATACTGCGAAAGGTACAGCTCAACAACAAAATTCGAACTTACGAAAAGCACAGACAAATTTGGGTTATGCCAATATTTATTCGCCAATTGATGGTGTTGTCCTTTCCAAAGCTGTTGACGAAGGACAAACCGTAGCTGCAAGTTACAGCACTCCTACCCTTTTTACCATTGCAAAAGATTTAAAGGAAATGCAGGTCGAAGCCAATGTTGATGAAGCCGACATCGGCAGCGTGAAAGAAGGTCAGAGAGTAACGTTCATGGTAGATGCATATCCTGATGAAGAATTTTCAGGTTCCGTAACTCAAGTGCGTTTGAATTCAACCGTAACTTCAAATGTAGTGACTTACACTGTAATCATAAGAGCCGATAATCCTGAAGAAAAATTAAAACCGGGACTTACAGCTACTGTATCCATTTTCACAATGGAATTAAAAGATGTCCTGACTCTGGAAGCAAAAGCATTTTCTTTTGAACCCGATATGAACTTGGTAACCCAATACATTACGGATAAAAAAGGAACTGCATCAGAACAAAAATTAGCTCTAACACCTTCAAAAGATAAAAATTCCAAAACCATTTGGGTAAAAGACAACAGCGGAATCCATCAGCAAAAAATTACCGTAGGCAGGAACGATGGAATTAATTATGAAATAATCAGCGGTTTGACAAAAGGGAACGAAGTGGTAACTGCTTTGAAAAATGAACAAGCAGTAACTGGAACATCTGAAAACTCTTCCAGCCCATTTATGCCAAAACCACCTGGAAAAAAATAA
- a CDS encoding sensor histidine kinase, translating into MNDFIKNNRLFTAFTHVLVWAVLFSLPYLLSSGQSFDLHKIIEHSWIPLAFYAVIFYLNYFFLIDGFLLKRKVILYFIVNALLIAFFIWLKFQLRDFFMEEDQNDMPKIDFPPKRFFIYIDTLSLIIPLIFSITLRIYERWVKTEAEKKESKNTQLESELQHLKYQLQPHFFFNSLNNIYSLVDISPKKAKETIHSLSILMRYLLYESNVEKVSLKKEIEFMKQYIELMDLRTSEKTIVKADFPVITEDLQVAPLLFISLIENAFKHGVSAVKYSNIYFSMQIDGQKIRFETKNNNFKKNDLDKSGSGIGLKNIKKRLELLYPEKHLFKIQESDELFTAQLEINTQK; encoded by the coding sequence ATGAATGATTTTATAAAAAACAACCGCCTATTCACAGCCTTTACACACGTTTTGGTTTGGGCGGTTTTATTTAGCCTGCCCTATCTTTTATCCTCAGGACAATCCTTTGATTTACACAAAATAATAGAACATTCCTGGATTCCCTTGGCTTTTTATGCGGTTATTTTTTATCTGAATTATTTCTTTTTAATAGATGGTTTTCTGCTCAAAAGGAAAGTGATTCTTTATTTCATCGTTAATGCGCTGCTAATCGCTTTCTTTATTTGGCTGAAATTCCAGCTTCGTGATTTTTTTATGGAGGAAGATCAAAATGACATGCCAAAAATTGATTTTCCGCCAAAAAGATTCTTTATTTATATTGACACACTTTCTCTTATCATTCCGCTGATTTTTTCAATCACTTTGCGCATTTATGAACGCTGGGTTAAAACCGAAGCCGAAAAAAAAGAATCGAAGAATACCCAATTGGAGTCAGAATTACAGCATTTGAAATACCAGCTGCAACCTCATTTTTTCTTTAATTCGCTGAACAATATTTATTCATTGGTTGATATTTCGCCCAAAAAAGCAAAGGAAACCATCCACAGTTTGAGTATTTTAATGCGGTATCTTCTATACGAATCCAATGTTGAAAAAGTTAGCCTCAAAAAAGAAATCGAGTTTATGAAACAATACATTGAATTGATGGATTTGAGAACATCAGAAAAAACGATTGTCAAAGCCGATTTTCCTGTTATCACCGAAGATTTGCAAGTAGCACCGCTTCTGTTTATTTCATTGATTGAAAACGCTTTCAAACATGGCGTTTCGGCAGTTAAATACTCAAATATTTATTTTTCAATGCAAATAGACGGACAAAAAATAAGGTTTGAAACCAAAAATAATAATTTCAAAAAGAACGATTTGGACAAAAGCGGTTCTGGAATCGGGCTGAAAAATATTAAAAAAAGACTGGAATTATTATATCCTGAAAAACATCTTTTTAAAATTCAGGAATCCGATGAACTTTTTACCGCACAATTGGAAATTAATACGCAGAAATAA
- a CDS encoding S24 family peptidase, which produces MGSTERMREYLDYKGITKYKFCNDLGFSNKFLDNSSNMGTDKACKILHQYPEINSEWLLTGNGSMIKEDTNIVVMNNDRKTLDSLHVNQEIPLYDLEAVAGLRELFSSGKPQRVLDTIKIPNLPKCDGAISVTGDSMYPLLKSGDIILYKETEFENIFFGEMYLLSVKLNDWEEYITVKYVQKSELGQDFVKLVSQNSHHQSKDIHVSKISALALIKASIRINTMM; this is translated from the coding sequence ATGGGATCAACAGAAAGAATGAGAGAATACCTTGATTATAAGGGAATAACGAAGTATAAGTTTTGTAATGATTTGGGCTTTTCTAATAAATTTTTAGATAATAGCAGTAATATGGGAACTGACAAGGCGTGTAAAATATTACACCAATATCCGGAAATAAACTCAGAGTGGTTATTAACTGGTAATGGATCAATGATAAAAGAAGATACTAATATTGTAGTAATGAATAACGACAGAAAAACGCTTGACTCACTTCATGTGAATCAGGAGATACCATTATATGATTTGGAAGCTGTGGCGGGATTACGGGAATTGTTTAGCAGTGGTAAACCGCAAAGAGTACTGGATACTATAAAAATTCCGAATCTGCCAAAATGTGACGGAGCCATTTCTGTAACAGGAGATAGTATGTATCCATTGTTAAAGTCCGGAGATATAATTCTGTATAAAGAAACCGAATTTGAGAATATCTTTTTTGGAGAAATGTATCTTTTGAGCGTTAAGTTAAATGATTGGGAAGAGTATATTACAGTAAAATATGTTCAGAAATCAGAGCTGGGGCAGGACTTTGTAAAATTGGTAAGTCAGAATTCCCACCACCAGTCTAAAGATATTCATGTTTCAAAAATATCTGCATTGGCGCTTATAAAAGCAAGTATTCGTATTAATACTATGATGTAG
- a CDS encoding LytTR family DNA-binding domain-containing protein, which translates to MAIQENKISCIIVDDEPFALELIQNYVSKTPFLELKGKCSNAFDALELLNTEKIDLVFLDIQMPELSGLELSKTISKETKIIFTTAFSEYALDGFKADALDYLMKPFNFEEFYNAAAKAKEWFALKRKETPENPKNADFIFVKSEYKQLKINFYEVLYFEGLKDYIKIWLVNQPKAILTLMSLKSLEEELPKSKFMRIHRSFIVALDKIEEIERNQVIINKQRITVAEQYKNKFQQFISKNSIH; encoded by the coding sequence ATGGCTATACAGGAAAACAAAATCAGCTGTATTATTGTAGATGACGAACCATTTGCATTGGAACTTATTCAAAATTACGTTTCCAAAACGCCATTTCTGGAATTAAAAGGAAAATGCAGCAATGCCTTTGATGCTTTAGAATTATTAAATACCGAAAAAATCGATTTGGTTTTCCTAGATATCCAAATGCCCGAATTATCAGGACTGGAACTTTCAAAAACGATTTCAAAAGAAACCAAAATCATTTTCACCACAGCATTCAGTGAATATGCGCTTGATGGTTTCAAGGCCGATGCCTTAGATTATTTGATGAAACCGTTCAATTTTGAAGAGTTTTATAACGCTGCCGCAAAAGCCAAAGAATGGTTTGCATTGAAAAGAAAAGAAACTCCGGAAAATCCCAAAAACGCCGATTTTATTTTTGTGAAATCCGAATACAAACAGTTGAAAATCAATTTTTATGAAGTGCTGTATTTTGAAGGATTGAAAGATTACATCAAAATCTGGCTCGTGAATCAGCCCAAAGCCATACTAACTTTAATGAGTTTAAAATCATTGGAAGAAGAATTACCCAAATCCAAATTCATGAGAATCCACCGTTCTTTCATCGTAGCTTTGGACAAGATTGAAGAAATAGAACGAAACCAAGTTATCATCAACAAACAGCGGATTACTGTCGCCGAACAATACAAAAACAAATTCCAGCAATTCATCAGTAAAAATTCTATTCATTAG
- a CDS encoding ABC transporter permease, which translates to MNLSGLLKIALKALQINKMRAFLTMLGIIIGVASVIAMLAIGEGSKESIKSQISSMGSNMLTIRPGAGMQGGVRMDVSSMQTLTIKDLESIQKNGTLVENTSPVVNGNGHAIKGSKNWPTSIYGVAPNYLKVRVLTVQDGTMFTDEDVKASAKVAVIGKTIVENLFSAGENPIGATIRFNKIPFKVIGVLSEKGENTFGQDQDDVILAPYTAVQKRVLAITYLQSIATSSKSEDKAPEAVEEVSKILRENHKLVNTDDDFNVFSQQELISMFSSTSEMMTLLLVAIAGISLLIGGIGIMNIMYVSVKERTREIGLRMAVGGTGRDILMQFLTEAIIISITGGIIGVTLGLFSTVFIAKVLNWPTSVTLFSILLSFAVCAITGIFFGWYPARKAATLDPINALRYE; encoded by the coding sequence ATGAATCTTTCCGGTTTATTAAAAATAGCACTCAAAGCACTTCAGATTAACAAAATGAGAGCTTTTCTGACGATGCTCGGAATTATTATCGGTGTTGCTTCGGTCATAGCCATGCTCGCTATTGGTGAAGGTTCCAAAGAGAGCATCAAATCGCAAATTTCCAGTATGGGATCTAATATGCTTACCATTCGCCCTGGAGCGGGAATGCAGGGCGGCGTGAGAATGGACGTGAGTTCTATGCAGACATTGACAATCAAAGATCTAGAATCGATTCAAAAAAACGGAACTTTAGTAGAAAACACCTCTCCAGTAGTAAACGGCAACGGTCATGCCATAAAAGGTTCCAAAAACTGGCCGACATCTATTTATGGTGTGGCTCCAAACTATTTAAAAGTAAGGGTTTTGACCGTTCAAGACGGTACAATGTTTACAGATGAAGACGTAAAAGCTTCCGCAAAAGTAGCCGTTATCGGTAAAACAATTGTTGAAAATTTATTTAGTGCTGGTGAAAACCCAATTGGAGCAACCATCCGTTTCAATAAAATTCCGTTTAAAGTTATAGGTGTCCTTTCGGAAAAAGGAGAAAATACTTTTGGGCAAGACCAGGACGATGTAATTTTAGCACCTTATACAGCTGTTCAAAAAAGAGTGCTCGCCATAACCTATCTGCAATCCATCGCTACTTCATCAAAAAGTGAAGATAAAGCCCCAGAAGCTGTCGAGGAAGTTTCAAAAATTCTGAGAGAAAACCATAAGCTGGTAAACACTGATGATGATTTTAATGTATTTTCGCAACAAGAGCTAATCTCCATGTTCAGCTCTACGAGCGAAATGATGACGTTACTTTTGGTCGCCATTGCAGGGATTTCCCTTTTGATTGGCGGAATCGGAATTATGAATATCATGTATGTTTCAGTTAAGGAAAGAACCCGTGAAATTGGTTTAAGAATGGCCGTGGGAGGCACAGGAAGAGATATTTTGATGCAATTTTTGACCGAAGCCATTATTATCAGTATTACAGGTGGAATAATTGGAGTAACTTTAGGCTTGTTTTCGACTGTTTTTATTGCAAAAGTTTTAAATTGGCCAACAAGCGTCACCTTGTTTTCCATATTACTATCATTTGCGGTTTGTGCCATAACCGGAATATTTTTCGGATGGTATCCTGCAAGAAAAGCAGCAACCCTAGATCCTATAAACGCTTTACGTTATGAATGA
- a CDS encoding TolC family protein yields the protein MKKIIITMLILFQVGLVTAQEEKPKIWSLEDCISYAIKNNITVKQAQLTENSAEINYKQSKYERLPSITANASQSMNNGSSIDPITSSYVTQLVHSTSAGVNASLTLFKGNYINNTIKQNELLVKQNEFFVSEAKNNVLLSVAQAYLQALYYKEGIEVSKNIIASSKEQLNQMNTKYKAGSVAGIDAANLETQLKNDEVTLITVQNNYRQQLIALKQLLELNPEDSFDIAATKLTTEQFAIPELKKVYSYASENLPEIKSAAIQTSIKELELSKAKSGYLPTLSLNAGLNSGYTNTQPYNFINQFDGNFYQSVGLSLSIPIFSKYQNKAKIENTKIEIENSKLSVQSANKQLYLKIESAWQNAISSQSQMEAAIALKNSSKLAYDMSLKKSELGALSSTDLLVSKNTYLNAEQTYLQAKLSLALYYQLLQFYQGNQIQI from the coding sequence ATGAAAAAAATAATCATAACAATGCTGATACTTTTCCAAGTAGGTCTCGTTACGGCACAGGAAGAAAAACCAAAAATATGGAGTTTAGAAGATTGCATTTCATACGCAATCAAAAATAACATTACGGTAAAGCAAGCACAGCTTACTGAGAACAGTGCCGAAATTAATTACAAACAATCCAAATATGAACGTTTGCCAAGCATAACTGCAAATGCTTCGCAAAGTATGAATAACGGGAGCAGTATTGACCCCATTACAAGCAGTTATGTTACCCAATTGGTTCATTCAACAAGTGCTGGAGTAAATGCTTCGCTAACTTTGTTCAAAGGCAATTACATCAACAATACGATTAAGCAGAACGAGCTTTTAGTAAAACAAAACGAGTTCTTTGTTTCCGAAGCAAAAAACAATGTCCTTTTGAGCGTGGCACAAGCCTATCTGCAAGCTCTTTATTACAAAGAAGGCATTGAAGTTTCTAAAAACATTATTGCTTCTTCCAAAGAACAGCTTAATCAAATGAATACCAAATACAAAGCGGGTTCCGTTGCTGGAATAGACGCAGCCAATTTGGAAACCCAGCTCAAAAATGACGAAGTAACTCTGATTACGGTACAAAACAACTACCGTCAACAACTTATCGCCTTAAAACAACTATTAGAATTAAACCCTGAAGATTCCTTTGATATTGCAGCAACAAAATTAACTACTGAACAATTTGCAATTCCCGAATTAAAAAAAGTATACAGTTATGCTTCCGAAAATCTTCCTGAAATAAAAAGTGCAGCCATTCAAACTTCAATTAAAGAGCTCGAATTATCCAAAGCAAAATCAGGCTATTTACCCACATTGAGTTTAAACGCCGGATTAAATTCGGGATATACCAACACGCAGCCTTATAATTTCATTAATCAATTTGATGGAAATTTTTACCAAAGCGTGGGACTGTCCTTAAGCATTCCAATTTTTAGCAAATACCAAAACAAAGCGAAAATCGAAAATACCAAAATTGAAATTGAAAACTCCAAACTTTCAGTTCAATCCGCAAATAAACAATTGTATCTAAAAATTGAAAGTGCCTGGCAAAATGCAATTTCGAGCCAAAGCCAGATGGAAGCCGCTATTGCATTGAAAAACTCTTCAAAATTGGCATACGATATGTCCCTAAAAAAATCAGAATTGGGAGCATTAAGTTCAACCGATTTACTGGTGAGTAAAAACACTTATCTCAATGCAGAACAAACTTATTTACAAGCAAAATTATCACTGGCATTATACTATCAGCTGCTTCAATTTTATCAAGGAAACCAAATTCAAATTTAA
- a CDS encoding DUF6055 domain-containing protein, which produces MKKLFLLVVLFLCSYFAIAQKTLFTPTEWSDPNNEFYNKVSNSRKYESSNFVLYWGDKVGTNPSTYSDASLRFNPQSVADTLEYTFKRYITDLHFVSNAPTTNLGKYKIIIMMMNTWNSTDPRLEAFAQASSFSNTIGAMFVHPEATRDGGALSHEFAHTLQMMMHIQENPGNGTAFTGYDWAGPFFEGHANFMRAQAYPQWSEIDGTLTRWIQTRHFMWSSNRHHYTNFHLMYYVQEKEGFDFTRRMWAESKNEEHPLETIKRLKGFTQEQLDDYLWSYAQRQPAFDYPIQWNSQINTTSNFGMTIRKVYKSIKDNMPRYTSRQYTLLTKVAGTTDQYYTNNDWAPQDYGMNVIPLYPTCAGTQKKVTIKFKGHAEVNPTQAGWRYGFVTTKSDGTISRYSPMYNSDGEASFTLDTSTESNIFLVVSSAPKVHVNYNMDEGYPKQRRYPYELKIANAAPEGYQPAADFRSFLKTNGHLHSNGGGWVSNNATVASTVYVGPYAVVRGGTISGNARIDGYAMVDGGTISGNAVVRDNACVYNATLSSSAIVEGNAWMEGGSVGNTANIKGNAMLFAGNYGGSVVVGGDAEIGSCSTTGVYLQFPYWRNGRTDCDGKGAADSSNIDINTTFTNFTAAQMAFAATPACTNSTGTYSLSTTVTPTGSGSVSPSSGTFASGTSVTLTATAATGYQFVNWTSGTTVLGTTSSIGVSMTANQSITANFNLIQTGGTTTRIEFENLSAISGYSNLSNGISGLPSSQFSGGNGKYSGGSGVRGSAATFNGTTGNYNINVPWYDKSTAYSGTFRLVIKTGTTVKLDQSWNCNATSIGWYMKSISNVAVANGDSIEIYATRVNSAEPCILDYIEFVPNTTKKIAASKVNADFDFDLKIYPNPTEGNLTISFMQTQQEKVTVLLFDINGHKLDVITDKTYEAGKIDIPYNCGYLLKGVYFLSIQTGGNTVNKSFIKE; this is translated from the coding sequence ATGAAAAAACTGTTTTTGCTAGTCGTCCTTTTTCTTTGCAGTTATTTTGCAATTGCGCAGAAAACGCTCTTTACTCCCACAGAATGGAGCGATCCAAATAATGAATTTTATAATAAAGTATCAAACTCTAGAAAATATGAGTCTTCGAATTTTGTGCTTTACTGGGGTGATAAAGTTGGTACGAATCCATCTACATATTCTGATGCCTCTTTACGGTTTAATCCTCAATCGGTAGCCGATACACTTGAATACACTTTTAAGCGATACATAACCGATTTGCATTTTGTCAGCAATGCTCCTACAACCAATTTAGGCAAGTACAAAATTATTATTATGATGATGAATACTTGGAATTCTACTGATCCTCGGTTGGAGGCTTTTGCACAAGCCAGCTCGTTTAGTAACACCATCGGTGCTATGTTCGTACACCCTGAGGCAACCAGAGATGGTGGGGCATTATCTCATGAGTTTGCCCACACGCTACAGATGATGATGCATATTCAGGAAAACCCTGGTAATGGAACTGCATTTACGGGTTATGATTGGGCAGGTCCGTTCTTTGAAGGCCATGCCAATTTTATGCGTGCTCAAGCTTACCCTCAATGGTCAGAGATTGATGGTACTTTAACCCGATGGATACAGACTAGGCATTTTATGTGGTCATCAAATCGACATCATTATACCAATTTTCATCTCATGTATTATGTTCAGGAAAAAGAGGGTTTTGATTTCACAAGAAGAATGTGGGCCGAATCTAAAAATGAAGAACATCCACTGGAAACTATAAAGAGACTAAAAGGCTTTACGCAGGAACAACTCGACGATTATCTTTGGAGTTATGCGCAACGCCAGCCAGCATTTGATTATCCTATTCAGTGGAATTCTCAAATAAATACGACCAGTAATTTTGGAATGACAATCAGAAAAGTTTACAAAAGCATAAAAGATAATATGCCTCGTTATACTAGCAGACAGTACACTCTTCTTACCAAAGTAGCTGGTACAACCGACCAATATTATACCAATAATGACTGGGCTCCACAAGATTATGGAATGAATGTAATTCCGTTATATCCAACATGTGCGGGTACTCAAAAGAAAGTTACTATTAAATTTAAAGGACACGCAGAGGTAAATCCGACCCAAGCCGGATGGAGGTATGGTTTTGTAACCACAAAATCCGATGGTACAATCTCTCGTTACAGCCCCATGTATAATTCTGATGGAGAAGCATCATTTACTCTTGATACTTCGACGGAATCTAATATTTTCCTAGTAGTGTCCTCTGCACCAAAAGTACATGTAAACTACAACATGGATGAGGGGTATCCCAAACAAAGAAGATATCCGTATGAGTTAAAAATTGCCAATGCAGCTCCAGAAGGATATCAGCCAGCTGCCGATTTTAGGTCATTCCTTAAAACAAATGGACATTTACATTCTAACGGTGGAGGATGGGTATCCAATAATGCTACTGTAGCTTCAACAGTATATGTTGGTCCTTATGCAGTTGTTAGAGGTGGTACTATTTCGGGGAATGCCCGTATAGATGGGTATGCAATGGTTGATGGAGGTACTATTAGCGGTAATGCTGTTGTTAGAGATAATGCATGTGTATACAATGCAACTTTATCAAGCAGTGCAATAGTTGAAGGAAACGCATGGATGGAAGGGGGGTCGGTTGGAAATACGGCCAATATTAAAGGAAATGCGATGTTATTTGCAGGAAATTATGGTGGTTCGGTTGTAGTTGGTGGCGACGCCGAAATTGGCAGTTGTTCCACCACAGGTGTTTATTTGCAGTTCCCTTACTGGAGAAATGGTAGAACAGATTGTGACGGTAAAGGTGCTGCTGACTCTTCCAATATCGATATAAATACAACATTCACAAATTTTACAGCTGCACAAATGGCTTTTGCTGCAACGCCTGCATGTACGAATAGCACTGGCACTTATTCTCTTTCTACTACTGTTACACCAACAGGTTCAGGATCGGTTTCTCCATCTTCGGGTACTTTTGCTAGTGGAACAAGTGTTACTTTAACTGCAACAGCAGCAACTGGTTATCAGTTTGTAAATTGGACTTCGGGAACGACTGTTTTAGGAACGACTTCATCTATAGGTGTTAGCATGACAGCAAACCAAAGTATTACTGCAAATTTTAACTTGATACAAACTGGTGGCACCACAACGCGCATAGAGTTTGAAAATTTGTCTGCTATATCGGGATATTCAAATTTATCAAATGGAATAAGTGGCCTTCCATCCAGTCAATTTTCAGGAGGAAATGGTAAATATAGTGGTGGAAGCGGTGTTCGTGGAAGCGCTGCAACATTTAACGGAACTACAGGTAATTACAATATAAATGTTCCATGGTATGATAAATCAACTGCTTACAGCGGAACTTTTAGACTTGTTATTAAAACAGGTACAACTGTAAAACTTGACCAGTCGTGGAATTGCAATGCAACAAGTATTGGTTGGTATATGAAGAGTATCTCCAATGTAGCTGTTGCTAATGGTGACAGCATTGAAATTTATGCGACGCGTGTTAATTCAGCTGAACCGTGTATTTTGGATTATATTGAATTTGTTCCAAATACAACCAAAAAGATTGCTGCTTCTAAGGTAAATGCTGATTTTGACTTTGATTTAAAAATCTATCCAAATCCAACAGAAGGAAACTTAACCATTTCCTTTATGCAAACTCAACAAGAAAAAGTTACCGTTTTATTGTTTGATATTAATGGACATAAATTAGATGTTATTACTGACAAGACTTATGAGGCAGGCAAAATCGATATTCCATACAATTGCGGTTATTTGCTTAAAGGTGTTTATTTTTTAAGCATTCAAACAGGGGGTAACACTGTAAATAAGTCATTTATAAAAGAATAA
- a CDS encoding ABC transporter ATP-binding protein, with translation MKTKIINIQDLKREFKMGDEIVRAIKGISFSIEEGEFVTIMGSSGSGKSTLLNILGCLDQPSSGLYEIDETSVRNLDKNQLAKIRNEKIGFIFQSYNLLPRTTAIENAELPLLYNRKIQAQERRQKAIASLDLVGLSERLHHTPSQLSGGQQQRVAIARSLVNDPVVILADEATGNLDTRTSYEIMVLFQKLNAEGKTIVFVTHEPDIALFSGRTIVLKDGHIIKDYKNENILNAAEAIKNMGNDND, from the coding sequence ATGAAAACAAAAATTATAAATATTCAGGATTTAAAACGAGAGTTTAAAATGGGCGACGAGATTGTACGCGCCATTAAAGGAATTTCGTTTTCTATTGAAGAAGGAGAATTCGTGACTATCATGGGTTCTTCAGGTTCTGGGAAATCAACTTTGCTCAATATTTTGGGCTGTCTTGACCAGCCATCTTCAGGACTTTATGAAATTGACGAAACTTCTGTTCGAAACTTAGATAAAAACCAATTGGCAAAAATCAGAAACGAAAAAATTGGTTTTATTTTTCAGTCCTATAATCTTCTGCCAAGAACAACGGCTATAGAAAATGCAGAGCTCCCTTTGCTTTACAACCGAAAAATTCAAGCACAGGAAAGACGCCAAAAAGCAATTGCTTCTTTGGATCTTGTGGGGCTGTCGGAACGTTTACATCATACCCCAAGCCAGCTTTCGGGCGGACAGCAGCAGCGTGTCGCCATTGCAAGGTCGCTGGTAAATGACCCAGTTGTGATTCTGGCCGATGAAGCCACAGGAAATTTAGACACCCGAACTTCGTATGAAATCATGGTGCTTTTCCAGAAACTAAATGCAGAAGGAAAAACGATTGTATTTGTAACTCACGAACCTGATATTGCTTTATTCAGCGGACGGACAATTGTTTTGAAAGACGGACACATTATCAAGGATTACAAAAACGAGAACATTCTAAATGCTGCCGAAGCAATAAAAAACATGGGAAATGACAACGATTAA